A region of Campylobacter sp. RM16189 DNA encodes the following proteins:
- the rfaQ gene encoding putative lipopolysaccharide heptosyltransferase III, translating to MKKKKKFKILVMKFRNIGDVLLTTPLIANLKHHFPEAQIDFALNKGCEAMIEANPNIDNIYIYDREIVKNEGFFKKLWLELKFIHSIKKQKYDIAVQTTTGDRGIIIAKYAKAKKIIGFEGKNKTINKFITVKVPKTASKHTVERNLDVLKALNLEPVSKRVEIFFDENLVDSLSLPETFVHFHLTSRWMFKCVKDEIMAELIDFCENELGIKVALTADKNEAEMKKIASVLALCKATPLNFAGKLSLKEVAALSKKSALFVGVDTAIMHIAAANDTPVIAFFGPSGAFEWGPWDNELMHSSYHERNGVQRMGKHTVFQQDIECVPCGKDGCDGSKISKCLMSFDIEAIKEEIKKKLKI from the coding sequence ATGAAAAAAAAGAAAAAATTTAAAATTTTAGTTATGAAATTTAGAAATATAGGCGATGTCTTGCTAACGACTCCGCTTATTGCCAACCTCAAGCATCACTTCCCTGAAGCGCAGATAGATTTTGCTCTAAATAAGGGCTGCGAAGCGATGATAGAGGCAAATCCTAACATAGACAACATCTATATTTACGATAGAGAGATAGTTAAAAACGAGGGATTTTTCAAAAAACTTTGGCTAGAGCTTAAATTTATACACTCCATTAAAAAACAAAAATACGATATAGCGGTGCAAACGACCACCGGAGATCGCGGGATAATAATAGCTAAATACGCAAAAGCTAAAAAAATCATAGGATTTGAAGGCAAAAATAAGACCATTAATAAATTTATCACTGTTAAAGTGCCAAAAACCGCTTCAAAACATACGGTAGAGCGAAATTTGGATGTGCTTAAGGCGCTTAATTTAGAGCCTGTAAGCAAAAGGGTTGAGATATTTTTCGATGAAAATTTAGTAGATAGTCTAAGTTTGCCCGAAACTTTCGTTCATTTTCACCTTACCAGTCGCTGGATGTTTAAATGTGTAAAAGATGAGATAATGGCTGAACTTATTGATTTTTGCGAAAATGAGCTGGGGATCAAAGTGGCTCTAACCGCCGATAAAAACGAAGCCGAGATGAAAAAAATAGCTTCAGTTTTAGCTCTTTGTAAAGCAACTCCTCTAAATTTCGCAGGAAAATTAAGCCTAAAAGAGGTTGCCGCACTTAGTAAAAAATCGGCTCTTTTTGTAGGAGTAGATACGGCTATAATGCATATTGCCGCAGCAAACGATACTCCTGTTATAGCATTTTTTGGTCCAAGCGGAGCCTTTGAATGGGGGCCTTGGGACAATGAGTTGATGCACTCAAGCTATCATGAGCGAAACGGAGTGCAAAGAATGGGCAAACACACGGTTTTTCAGCAAGACATAGAGTGTGTGCCATGCGGTAAAGACGGTTGCGATGGAAGCAAGATAAGCAAGTGCCTGATGAGTTTTGACATAGAAGCAATAAAAGAGGAGATAAAAAAGAAGCTAAAAATTTAG
- a CDS encoding polysaccharide deacetylase family protein yields MSVVVLMYHHVLKDSGFIASSVNEFKEQMSFLAKNGYKALTPSEFLAYKKGELKLPKKSVFITFDDGWRDNFYYAYPILKEFGLKATIFLVTSWIEKASEQNALNRADFTPLTHKEAKKMAPENPGGLFLNWDEIEKMSDIFSFHSHTNAHNDDYFSSLPFKEDLQICKNIIKKRLGFDDKHLCWPRGEYDETRLREAKELGYDIFYTTKRGVNLADKKLEETRRIAAKKGAWWLKKSLFIYGNESVYQIYSKFKD; encoded by the coding sequence GTGAGCGTAGTTGTTTTAATGTATCATCATGTCCTGAAAGATAGTGGATTTATAGCAAGTAGTGTGAATGAATTTAAAGAGCAGATGAGCTTTTTGGCCAAAAACGGATACAAAGCTCTTACTCCTAGCGAATTTTTAGCCTATAAAAAAGGCGAGCTAAAATTGCCAAAAAAGAGCGTATTTATAACCTTTGATGATGGCTGGAGAGATAATTTTTATTATGCCTATCCTATTTTAAAAGAATTTGGATTAAAGGCTACAATATTTCTTGTAACATCTTGGATAGAGAAGGCTAGCGAGCAAAATGCATTAAATAGAGCAGATTTTACACCTCTTACTCACAAGGAGGCTAAGAAAATGGCTCCCGAAAATCCTGGCGGACTATTTTTAAACTGGGATGAGATAGAGAAAATGAGCGATATATTTAGCTTTCACTCTCATACGAATGCGCATAATGATGATTATTTTAGCAGTCTGCCATTTAAAGAGGATTTGCAAATTTGTAAAAACATCATAAAAAAACGCTTGGGATTTGATGATAAACACCTGTGTTGGCCCAGAGGAGAATATGATGAAACTAGGCTAAGAGAGGCTAAAGAGCTTGGATACGATATATTTTATACTACTAAGCGCGGAGTAAATTTGGCCGATAAAAAGCTTGAAGAGACAAGAAGAATCGCAGCCAAAAAAGGAGCTTGGTGGCTAAAAAAGAGCCTGTTTATTTACGGCAACGAGTCTGTATATCAAATTTACTCAAAATTTAAAGACTAA
- a CDS encoding glycosyltransferase, whose amino-acid sequence MKTLLFISDKDEKFNHSFIENVINGFLKRYFKIYCVYFTDSFTIKENQIFILKKDRSRALELINQHFLDLKNVDFIIVRNFLDVLKNAVKLKKKYDFKLYFQLSFPHFYRSYHEAKIRGKNILFKFLKYKINLILYKNLINQCDGFFPISNLMKKEFFDDIKTHVLALPLGVNTKDISRPLQKSGVKKFIYIGAIDINRQMDYFFNEFCKAKSEFKLEIYTKDYEYAKAILPDDSRIALHHAVSKDEIFNIMREFDVGCFYVPINRLYDLCSPTKVMDYYSCGLVCFSSAVGECRELFDDKTMFFVGNNIAGMVEKICATSRDELSKMAENGLEILIKKRNYESIADKIREFLK is encoded by the coding sequence ATGAAAACTCTACTTTTTATTAGCGATAAGGATGAAAAATTTAATCATAGCTTTATAGAAAATGTTATAAACGGATTTTTAAAACGATATTTTAAAATTTACTGCGTATATTTTACCGATAGTTTTACAATCAAAGAAAATCAAATTTTCATACTTAAAAAAGATAGAAGCAGGGCGCTAGAACTTATAAATCAGCATTTTTTAGATCTTAAAAACGTAGATTTTATAATCGTTAGAAATTTTTTAGATGTTTTAAAAAATGCGGTAAAACTAAAAAAGAAATATGACTTTAAACTCTATTTTCAGCTTAGCTTCCCGCACTTTTATAGAAGTTATCATGAGGCAAAAATTCGCGGTAAAAACATATTATTTAAGTTTTTAAAATATAAGATAAATTTGATTTTATATAAAAATTTGATAAATCAATGTGACGGGTTTTTCCCGATCTCAAATTTGATGAAAAAAGAGTTTTTTGATGATATAAAAACCCATGTTTTAGCACTTCCTTTAGGTGTAAATACAAAGGATATATCCAGACCCTTGCAAAAGAGCGGAGTTAAAAAATTTATATATATAGGTGCTATTGATATAAATAGGCAGATGGACTATTTTTTTAATGAATTTTGCAAGGCTAAGAGCGAATTTAAGCTTGAAATTTACACCAAAGATTATGAGTACGCCAAGGCAATTTTGCCTGATGATAGTAGGATAGCTTTGCATCATGCGGTAAGTAAGGATGAGATTTTTAATATTATGAGAGAATTTGATGTGGGTTGCTTTTATGTGCCCATAAATAGGCTTTATGATCTATGCTCTCCGACTAAGGTTATGGACTATTATAGCTGCGGGCTTGTTTGCTTTAGCTCTGCTGTAGGAGAGTGCAGAGAGCTTTTTGACGATAAGACTATGTTTTTTGTAGGTAATAATATAGCCGGTATGGTTGAAAAAATTTGTGCTACATCAAGAGATGAACTTAGTAAAATGGCTGAAAATGGGCTTGAAATTTTAATTAAAAAGCGAAATTACGAGAGTATCGCGGATAAAATTAGGGAGTTTTTGAAGTGA
- a CDS encoding acyltransferase codes for MLYKYYEKISMFFYQLQFLKLKILGASIGKKSKAFGWFKVLGDPKNLIIGNNVKINEGVFINCRDKVILEDFVTLSSFAKIYSTQLDYKKFPRIHVKAPVIIKKNTWIASDCLVLMGVTIGENSVIGARSLVSKDVESDALYIGDKVVKKLNIKYD; via the coding sequence GTGCTATATAAATATTATGAAAAAATATCTATGTTTTTTTATCAACTTCAATTTTTAAAACTTAAAATATTAGGTGCTAGTATAGGTAAAAAATCAAAAGCTTTTGGCTGGTTTAAGGTTTTAGGCGATCCTAAAAATTTAATCATTGGTAATAATGTCAAAATAAACGAGGGAGTTTTTATAAATTGTAGAGATAAGGTAATATTGGAGGATTTTGTAACTCTTTCCAGTTTTGCCAAGATTTACTCTACTCAGCTTGATTATAAGAAATTTCCAAGAATTCACGTTAAAGCGCCGGTTATTATCAAAAAAAATACTTGGATTGCTAGTGATTGCCTTGTTTTAATGGGAGTTACAATAGGTGAAAATAGCGTGATAGGAGCAAGATCGTTGGTGTCAAAGGATGTGGAGTCAGATGCGCTTTATATCGGCGATAAAGTCGTAAAGAAACTAAATATAAAATATGATTAA
- a CDS encoding glycosyltransferase family 9 protein has translation MKIYERIIKFILSEKGIKKSVLVDEPFKTVCFFSNTAIGDTLFNTPVFRVFKQNFPNVKVIAILNPSNADLFKNNPFLDEIVLFNGRWKNFLSVAKILKTKQIDIAFLLHSNEPQATPLAVLSGAKYIFKLPNLKNDFNKFHSNPPTPYGEPRYVVLNRLEQLKFVGINSFDTRMELFLQDISFENVDRVLNRKKGEKIVGFQMGASVKSKLWLINRWQELAGLLLKHENIRIVLTGSPKERDMTKELEMLLNSDRVMNLAGKFSISEAAALIGRLDALITTDTGPLHVAAALKTPFVALFGVTDPRCLMPDFDTHLHRFLKVEFNVDNTYSKHKDYGYLMERITAQEVYESLKEIMGAI, from the coding sequence ATGAAAATTTATGAGAGAATTATTAAATTTATACTTAGCGAAAAAGGTATAAAAAAGAGTGTTTTAGTAGATGAGCCATTTAAAACGGTATGTTTCTTTAGCAATACAGCTATTGGCGATACTCTTTTTAATACTCCTGTTTTTAGAGTTTTTAAACAAAATTTCCCAAATGTGAAAGTAATAGCCATTCTAAATCCATCTAATGCAGATCTATTTAAAAATAATCCATTTTTGGACGAGATTGTACTATTTAATGGACGATGGAAAAATTTCTTATCTGTTGCAAAAATTTTAAAAACAAAGCAGATAGATATAGCGTTTTTGCTTCATTCAAACGAACCTCAAGCGACTCCGCTTGCAGTTTTAAGCGGTGCAAAATATATTTTTAAACTTCCTAATCTTAAAAACGATTTTAATAAATTTCACTCCAATCCGCCGACTCCTTACGGAGAACCTAGATATGTGGTGCTAAATAGGCTAGAACAGCTTAAATTTGTAGGTATCAATAGCTTTGATACACGTATGGAGTTATTTTTACAAGATATTAGTTTTGAGAACGTGGATAGAGTTTTAAATCGTAAAAAAGGCGAAAAAATAGTAGGTTTTCAAATGGGAGCCAGTGTAAAATCTAAACTATGGCTTATTAATCGCTGGCAAGAGCTAGCAGGACTACTTTTAAAACATGAGAATATACGTATAGTTTTAACAGGAAGTCCTAAAGAAAGGGATATGACAAAAGAACTCGAAATGCTTTTAAATAGCGATAGAGTAATGAATTTAGCAGGTAAATTTAGTATAAGCGAGGCGGCTGCTCTTATAGGCAGGCTTGATGCTCTAATTACTACAGATACAGGTCCTCTTCACGTTGCCGCAGCATTAAAAACGCCTTTTGTAGCTCTTTTTGGAGTGACCGATCCTCGTTGTCTTATGCCAGATTTTGATACTCATCTGCATAGGTTTTTGAAAGTGGAGTTTAATGTAGACAATACATATTCAAAGCATAAGGACTACGGTTATTTGATGGAGAGAATAACCGCACAGGAGGTTTATGAAAGCCTCAAGGAGATTATGGGTGCTATATAA
- a CDS encoding glycosyltransferase family 4 protein, with protein sequence MINILELESSLGFGGQEHRTQRVINGLDKRKFKVFYGLNEGSKSFEKDIDCEFVKFNLKKIYNIFEIFKICRFVKKNHIDIICTHSGKDGNIGAIAGKLTGKKVVRTRHLQTPIGSPFSYNISNKVVAVSKATKDSLIKKGVKESLIDVVYTGVDTNRYNPSLKKDIKKELNLPSDCVVVGIVAVLRGAKNHKLLIEAFSELNLKNSALVIVGDGPGEENLKAITKDKQNIFMLGNRADVSEILPSFDIFVLPSKMEALGTAILEASSCAVPCIGSDAGGIIEAISDKNTGLIFKSEDKESLKEALKSLIEDKNLRVRLGKNAREYVEQNFSIEKMVKDTEKLYENL encoded by the coding sequence ATGATAAATATCTTAGAGCTTGAAAGCTCTCTTGGCTTTGGCGGTCAGGAGCACCGTACCCAGCGCGTTATAAATGGACTGGATAAGAGAAAATTTAAGGTATTTTACGGACTAAATGAAGGCTCAAAGAGCTTTGAAAAAGATATAGATTGTGAGTTTGTGAAATTTAATTTAAAAAAGATATACAATATTTTTGAAATCTTTAAAATCTGCCGTTTTGTCAAAAAAAATCATATCGATATTATCTGTACTCACTCTGGAAAAGATGGAAATATCGGTGCAATAGCAGGTAAACTAACCGGCAAAAAAGTAGTTCGCACCAGACATCTTCAAACTCCTATAGGCTCACCATTTAGTTATAATATCAGCAATAAGGTCGTAGCAGTATCTAAGGCAACCAAGGATAGCCTCATAAAAAAGGGCGTCAAAGAGAGTTTAATAGATGTGGTCTATACCGGAGTTGATACAAATAGGTATAATCCAAGTTTAAAAAAAGATATAAAAAAAGAGCTAAATTTGCCCTCAGACTGTGTCGTGGTAGGCATAGTTGCGGTACTAAGAGGAGCGAAAAATCATAAGCTTTTAATAGAGGCTTTTAGTGAATTAAATTTAAAAAACTCGGCTTTAGTTATCGTCGGAGACGGGCCTGGAGAGGAGAATTTAAAGGCTATAACAAAAGATAAGCAAAATATTTTTATGCTGGGAAATAGAGCGGACGTGAGCGAAATTTTGCCTAGTTTTGATATATTTGTATTACCCTCTAAGATGGAGGCCTTAGGAACCGCTATATTGGAGGCTAGTAGTTGCGCGGTGCCTTGTATAGGAAGTGATGCAGGCGGTATAATAGAGGCGATAAGCGATAAAAATACCGGTCTTATATTTAAAAGCGAAGACAAAGAGAGTCTAAAAGAGGCATTGAAGAGCTTGATAGAGGATAAGAATCTAAGAGTTAGGCTTGGCAAAAACGCAAGAGAGTATGTGGAGCAAAATTTCTCTATAGAAAAGATGGTAAAGGATACTGAAAAATTATATGAAAATTTATGA
- a CDS encoding O-antigen ligase family protein, protein MSKYRNLVDYSKILFFGIYIFVLPISHVTAVQSISLGLFAFLVLFNDYKNFVFKDILAIKNILIILIGLLLLSYLSLFYSVDIEQSFKEINSELLKNIIIMLFVFLYFKSLPEHLLEFYMRLIYISIFVHMLINIYIWHHFGFEFSVNTRMGGLLDGALEQGGGAGERFGIWVTFFLAFALSLWYFSDRKFAILTLCLALINIVANQTRATYVGVILIFVFLFTVMPKKRVTRAIFFIILALSAVSFYKFSDNLSSRYNLTHVNEYMSLLKEIPAKMRDYKEHGLDYSIATRLSMWKSALLYRMDEPFIPTGYGRSLYGKSITKLMDEQNRPFVVYSQVHNEFIGVFFSLGIFGLLLFLALWFYYFKMSIVLLRSDESRFKIFGFFSFFGGVGFVASLCFGSFFGDSEAKFFYLLFGMICAIAYRKGVLNDKYLRA, encoded by the coding sequence ATGAGCAAATATCGAAATTTAGTTGATTATAGCAAGATTTTATTTTTTGGCATATACATTTTTGTTTTGCCTATAAGCCATGTGACGGCGGTTCAGTCGATCTCTTTAGGTCTTTTCGCGTTTCTTGTTCTATTTAACGATTACAAAAACTTTGTTTTTAAAGATATTTTGGCTATAAAAAATATTTTAATCATACTTATTGGTTTGCTGCTACTTTCTTATCTTTCATTGTTTTACTCGGTAGACATAGAGCAAAGTTTTAAGGAGATTAACTCTGAGCTGCTTAAAAATATAATTATCATGCTGTTTGTTTTTTTATATTTTAAATCTTTACCAGAGCACTTGCTTGAATTTTATATGCGTTTGATATATATCTCAATCTTCGTTCATATGCTTATTAATATATATATATGGCATCATTTTGGATTTGAATTTAGCGTTAACACGAGAATGGGAGGGCTATTGGACGGTGCGCTTGAGCAAGGAGGAGGAGCGGGAGAGAGGTTTGGGATTTGGGTTACATTTTTTCTTGCCTTTGCTCTATCTCTTTGGTATTTTTCGGATAGAAAATTTGCAATTTTGACTTTATGTTTGGCGCTAATAAATATAGTGGCCAATCAAACTAGAGCCACATATGTAGGTGTGATTTTAATTTTTGTATTTTTATTTACAGTTATGCCTAAAAAAAGAGTGACAAGGGCTATATTTTTCATCATTTTAGCACTATCTGCGGTGAGTTTTTATAAATTTTCAGATAATCTTTCAAGTAGATATAATTTAACCCATGTAAATGAGTATATGAGTCTTTTGAAAGAGATCCCGGCTAAAATGAGAGATTATAAGGAACATGGACTTGATTATTCTATTGCTACAAGGTTATCTATGTGGAAATCGGCTCTTTTATATAGGATGGATGAGCCATTTATTCCGACAGGATATGGAAGATCTCTATATGGCAAAAGTATAACTAAGCTTATGGATGAGCAAAATAGACCCTTTGTAGTATATTCTCAGGTGCATAATGAGTTTATAGGTGTCTTTTTTTCACTTGGTATATTTGGGCTTTTGTTATTCTTGGCTCTGTGGTTTTACTATTTTAAAATGTCTATTGTGTTGCTAAGAAGTGATGAAAGTAGATTTAAAATATTTGGATTTTTCTCCTTTTTTGGAGGAGTTGGATTTGTCGCAAGTCTTTGTTTCGGAAGTTTTTTTGGAGATAGTGAAGCTAAATTTTTCTATCTGCTTTTTGGTATGATTTGCGCAATAGCATATCGTAAAGGTGTTTTAAATGATAAATATCTTAGAGCTTGA
- a CDS encoding glycosyltransferase family 9 protein, translating to MKILLIRNDNIGDLICTTPAIEALRHKFEDAKIDIVVNSLNACVVIKNPFLNKIYIYTKPKHKKRWKDKIWAFLGKCKILFQIYRQNYDAVVIFRSSYSPSASIFARAARAKRVIGVDYKYPKKFITDKIKFGHIPHEVMLCFDCLAPLGVYYNSEKTLFLPKNVSDKFKDFVFFHISSRISENQLSISKIEQIAKFLKEKFADVVLSSEDVEFGERASRLSGVDYLQTSSMDELANYLCKAKFLLTLDGGVAHLGPALGLKTFVIFGKTNLTRWKPWGDDVYVLQDNSGLAENVKLEDIYEQISKFS from the coding sequence ATGAAAATTTTACTAATCAGAAATGATAATATCGGCGATTTAATTTGTACTACTCCGGCTATTGAGGCATTAAGGCATAAATTTGAGGATGCTAAAATCGATATAGTTGTAAATAGTCTAAATGCTTGCGTTGTGATTAAAAATCCATTTTTGAATAAAATTTATATTTATACAAAGCCAAAGCATAAAAAGAGATGGAAGGATAAAATTTGGGCATTTCTTGGAAAATGCAAGATTTTATTTCAAATTTACCGCCAAAATTATGATGCGGTAGTGATATTTAGAAGCTCGTATTCACCGTCTGCCTCAATTTTTGCTAGAGCAGCAAGGGCTAAAAGAGTGATTGGGGTAGATTATAAATATCCTAAAAAATTTATAACCGATAAGATCAAATTTGGTCATATTCCGCATGAGGTTATGCTCTGCTTTGACTGTTTAGCGCCTCTTGGAGTCTATTACAATAGCGAAAAGACATTGTTTTTACCAAAAAATGTAAGTGATAAATTTAAAGATTTTGTATTTTTTCATATCTCTAGTAGGATTAGTGAAAATCAGTTAAGTATCAGCAAGATAGAACAAATTGCTAAATTTTTAAAAGAAAAATTTGCCGATGTGGTATTAAGTAGTGAAGATGTTGAATTTGGCGAGAGAGCTTCTAGGTTATCTGGAGTTGATTATCTGCAAACTTCAAGTATGGATGAGCTTGCAAACTACCTTTGCAAAGCCAAATTTTTACTCACATTAGATGGTGGAGTGGCGCATTTAGGTCCAGCTCTTGGGCTGAAAACTTTTGTCATATTTGGCAAAACAAACTTGACTCGCTGGAAGCCGTGGGGTGATGATGTGTATGTTTTGCAAGATAATAGCGGCTTGGCTGAAAATGTAAAACTCGAAGATATTTATGAGCAAATATCGAAATTTAGTTGA
- a CDS encoding glycosyltransferase family 4 protein yields MRKITFLRMNPKAIGGAEIYLSRLIGALEENGIKCEIKSLKAPNFLSSWIKALIYNFQVCVSKNDDFYFSLERVKCADIYRAGDGVHKVYMQEKKSGFNPLNLVYCYLERHCFENSKKIIANSNFIKKQIIETYGISDKKIEVIYNGVKIQDDFNKLEAKNALNIEFGIRADVPLILFVGSGFERKGVRELLHLLSKLKGKFHALIIGKDKKIHTYQELAKSLNLEHKVQFLGARNDTWKFYKASDIFIFPTRYEPFSNVVLEALSFKNAVITTAQNGASEIIPKEFVMSHSSDESILNMIEKLLSYSKFLSSTQASNFELAKNFSIEKNAAKTLEIINAYLH; encoded by the coding sequence ATGAGAAAAATAACATTTTTAAGAATGAATCCAAAGGCGATAGGAGGAGCGGAAATTTATCTATCACGCCTTATAGGCGCACTTGAGGAAAACGGTATAAAATGCGAAATAAAAAGCCTTAAAGCACCGAATTTTCTTAGCTCATGGATAAAAGCTCTTATTTATAACTTTCAGGTTTGCGTAAGCAAAAATGATGATTTTTACTTCTCGCTTGAAAGAGTAAAATGTGCAGACATCTACCGCGCCGGAGACGGGGTGCACAAAGTCTATATGCAAGAGAAAAAAAGTGGGTTTAATCCGCTAAATTTAGTATACTGTTACCTTGAGCGACACTGTTTTGAAAACTCAAAAAAAATCATTGCAAATTCAAATTTTATCAAAAAACAGATCATTGAAACTTACGGAATAAGTGATAAAAAAATTGAAGTTATATATAACGGTGTTAAAATTCAAGATGATTTTAATAAGCTTGAAGCCAAAAATGCGCTTAACATAGAGTTTGGCATAAGAGCCGATGTGCCACTTATTTTGTTTGTAGGAAGCGGCTTTGAAAGAAAAGGAGTTAGAGAGCTTCTGCATTTGCTATCAAAGCTAAAGGGTAAATTTCATGCTTTAATCATCGGAAAAGATAAAAAAATCCATACTTATCAAGAGCTCGCAAAATCCTTAAATTTAGAGCATAAAGTGCAGTTTTTAGGAGCCAGAAACGACACTTGGAAATTTTACAAAGCAAGTGATATTTTTATATTTCCAACAAGATATGAACCATTTTCAAATGTCGTTTTAGAAGCGCTTAGCTTTAAAAACGCAGTCATTACTACCGCTCAAAACGGAGCTAGCGAAATCATTCCAAAAGAGTTTGTGATGAGCCATTCAAGCGATGAATCTATCTTAAATATGATCGAAAAACTACTTAGCTACTCTAAATTTTTATCATCGACACAGGCATCAAACTTCGAGCTTGCCAAAAATTTTAGCATAGAAAAAAATGCCGCAAAAACACTGGAGATAATAAATGCGTATCTTCATTGA